A stretch of DNA from Sphingomonas ginkgonis:
TTCGCCGCCGGCACCCGCGCGAAGCTGTTGGTCTGCATGCCGCTCGCCGCAAGCAGCAGGACGGTCGCCGTCTGGCCGCGGCGCGCGGCGCCATCGATGAGGCGCGACCATGACCCGGTCTCGCCCAGACCTAGGTCGTTGCGCGACGACAGCCGGTTGGCTTCCCCGACGTCGATCCGCCCCAGCCCCGCCAGGCCGGCGACCAGCAAGGCGCTACGCTGGTGATAGCGGCTGTCGTCGCGGCCGATGAAGTCGTTGGCGCGCCCGGCGCTGACGTCGACCCCGCTGCCCTCCGTGCCGAGCGCCAGCAACGCCCAGGCGCGATCGCCCTTCTCGCCATCCATCTGGCGAACCGCGGAGGCCCACCGCCCGGCCTGCTGGTCGAGCCCGCCCGCCAGCATGGAGGCGATGAGGTTGACCGCATCGTCCTGCAGGCCCGGGTCGGGCCGGATCGCCGCGGCCGCGCGCGCGAGGAGCGACCAGGACGCGGCGAGCTGCAGCGGCTCCTTGTCGCGCTGGCCCCACAGCTTGCGCATCGCGCCGAGGCGCGTTTTCTCGTCCCGCCCGGCGAAGGCCATCCGCACCTGCCAGGCATCGGTGTCGCCGAGATCGGACGGATCGGTGGCGTCGTAGATGCTGGAATAGGTGTCGACCAGCGCGTTGGACGAGAAGACGCCCAGCCCGGTCGCGACCCGCGCCGCCGGCAGCCGCTGCTCCGCCGACAGCATCGGCGCGCGGGCCTGCCAGGCCATCATTCGTGCCGGCGCCGCGTTCATCAGCCGCTCGGGCGGCAGCAGGCCGGTGGCGGTCGCCATTCCAAAGCGCCAGTTGCTGAGGTCCGACACCGGATCCCAGTCGATGCTGATCGCCTTGGCGGTATTGGTGCCCGCCCCGACCACCTTGCCGGCCAGTTGCAGGTCGATCCCGCCGACCCGCCCGCGGCGCCGCAGCGCGTCGATCTGGGAAGAGGCGGTGTCGGCCGACCCTGACAGCGCGGCGCAGATCGCCTGGACGACCGGCTGGACATTGTCCTCGACGCCCTTGAGGTGCGGCTGCAGCGGGCAGAGCGCGGCGGCGTCCCCGTTCGCCAGCGCGGCCTGCACCGCGACCTGGGTCATCTTGGGCGTGAAATTGTCGGTGTCGACGCTGCTGACGAGCAGCCGGGCCGCGTCCGCCTCGCCGAGGCGAAGGAGCAGCCAGGCGCGCTCCGCCGCCCAATCGACCGGGTTGACGTTGCGCGGGGCCGGGACGCGCGCGATCAGCGCATTGCGCAACCCGATGTGCAGCCAGCGAGAGGGCAGCGGCGTGTCCAGGCGGCGCATCAGGGTCGATAGGAAGGCGCCGCTCGCGGCCCCCCACGGCTGCGCGCCGAGCCCAAAGCTGTGCGGATCGGCGATTCCGGCGATGCGCGGGGCGCGGCGCGCGAACTCCGGGATCTCGACCGGCGGCGGTGGCGGCGGGAGGTTCAGCTCCTCGACGTCGCTGTCGCTCGACACCAGCAGCTGGTCGCCCTCATCCGCCTCGCTGGCCGCAGGCGCGGCGGAGGTCGTCGTCGTGGCCGGCGGCGGAGAGGTCGAAGCCGCGCTGTTGTTGGCGGGCTGCTGCTCGTTCGCCTCGAATCCGGGCGGCAGGATCGAGGCCGGCCGGTCCTGCGCTACCGCCAGCACCGGCAGCGCGCCGGCACCGAGCAGCGTGGCGACCAGCAGTCCCTTAGCGAGTCGGCGCACTGGAGACGTCAACCTCGATCGGGCGGGTCGGGACCTCATGGGCGCGCCTCGAGAGGAAGAAGGCTCCACCGATGATCACCAGGAGAAGAATGACGAGGGTCAGGGCGCCGCGCGGCATGATTGGTCCTGCAGGTGAACGAAGAGCGGCCTTTTGCCGAGCCGGGAGCGCTGTGTATAGCCCCTGTCGGGATGAACCGCGCCGTGCCCCGCCTTGACCGATCGATCGTGCTGGTCGGGATGATGGGCGCCGGCAAGTCGACCATCGGCCGTCGCCTCGCCAGGCGGCTCGCGGTCGAGTTCGTCGACAGCGACGTCGAGATTGAGAAGACCACCGGCCTCAAAACCAGCGAGCTGTTCGAGCTGTACGGCGAGGACGCGTTCCGCGACGGCGAGCGGCGGGTAGTCGCGCGGCTGGTCCAAGGACGTCCGCGGGTGATCGCGACCGGCGGCGGCGCCTTCAACCACCCCGACACGCGCAGCCTGCTCAACCGGCAGGCGATCACCGTCTGGCTCGACGCGCCGATCGAGGTGCTCGCCGAACGGACCCGCCGCCGCGACAACCGTCCGCTTCTCCGCAGCGGCAACCGGGTCGAGATCCTCCAGCAGCTGATGACCCAGCGCGCGGCCTTCTACGCGCAGGCGCATGTCCGAGTACCGACCAGCGACTCGCCGCACCAGGAGGTGGTCGAGGCGGTGGTCACCGCGGTGTCGGCGCATCTGAACGGCTGAGCTCCGCCGCCTCGAGCGCGGCGATCAGCGCGTCGAATGGCAGCAGCACCGCGGCGTGGCGAGCCGGCTTGCCGACGACGGGAGCGAGCAGCTCGAACTCGGGCCAGCCCGCCTCCCCGCGCCCGGCGAGCCAATCGGCCACCCGGGACCGGGCGCCGCGGATCTCGGCGCCGCTGCGTCCCGCCGCATGCCGTGCGACCAGCGTCGCCGAGGCCTGCCCGAAGGCGCACGCCTGCACCTCCTGCGAGAGCGCCTCCACCGTTCCATCGGCGGCCAGCCGGACAGCGGCGACGATCCGGCTGCCGCAGGTCGGCGATCGCCGCTCGCCACGGCCGTGCGGATCGGCGACCGACGGCTGCGGCGCGCTGGTCGCCAGCCGGAGAATGTCGATCGTGTAAAGCGGCGAGCTCACGCCCGGCGCCAGCTGGTGCCCTGCGGCCCGTCCTCGAGCAATATGCCGTCAGCCGCCAGTTCCGCCCGGATGCGGTCGGCCTCGGCGAAGTCGCGCGCCTTCTTGGCGGCGGCACGGGCGGCAATCCGTTCATCGATGGCGCTGCTGTCGCCCTCGCCGCGGAACCAGTCGTCGGCGCTGCCGGTCAGCAGGCCGAGCAGGGCCGCGCTGGCCCGGAGCGTGGCGGCATCGTCGATCGCCGCCAGCCGCGACAGCGCCAGCGGGGTGTTGAGGTCGTCCGACAAAGCCTCGACCACGCCCGCGTCGACCTGCCCGTTCTCGGCGCTGCCGGCGGCCCGATAGAGCCGGTCGAGGGTTGCCCGGCTCTGCGCCACCAGCGCCTCGGTCCACGGCAGCGGCTGGCGATAGTGGGCGGACAGCAGGGCCAGCCGCAGCGTCTCGCCCTTGTGCCCCCGCGCCAGCAGCTCGTTGGGCGTGACCACGTTGCCCAGGCTCTTCGACATCTTCTCCGCGCCGAAATCGACGAAGCCGTTGTGCACCCAGTAGCGGGCGAGCGGCGCGCCACCATGGGCACAGCGGCTCTGCGCGATTTCGTTCTCGTGGTGCGGAAAGATGAGGTCGAGCCCGCCGCCGTGAATGTCGATCGTCTCGCCGAGGTGCGCGCGGATCATCGCAGAGCACTCGATGTGCCAGCCCGGGCGTCCGCGGCCCCATGGGCTGTCCCAGCCGATCACCCCCTCTGCGCTCGGCTTCCACAGCACGAAGTCGGCGGGGTCGCGCTTGTAGGGCGCGACCTCGACCCGCGCCCCGGCGACCATCGCCTCGCGGTCGCGGCGGCTGAGCGCGCCATAGCTGGGGTCGCTCGGCACCGAGAAGAGGACATGGCCTTCCGCCGCATAGGCATGGCCGCGCCCGACCAGCTCGGCGATCATCGCCACCATCGGCGCGATCTCGGCGGTCGCGTGGGGCGCGATGGTCGGGGGAGCGACGCCGAGCGCGCCCATGTC
This window harbors:
- a CDS encoding shikimate kinase, which translates into the protein MPRLDRSIVLVGMMGAGKSTIGRRLARRLAVEFVDSDVEIEKTTGLKTSELFELYGEDAFRDGERRVVARLVQGRPRVIATGGGAFNHPDTRSLLNRQAITVWLDAPIEVLAERTRRRDNRPLLRSGNRVEILQQLMTQRAAFYAQAHVRVPTSDSPHQEVVEAVVTAVSAHLNG
- a CDS encoding iron-sulfur cluster assembly scaffold protein, encoding MSSPLYTIDILRLATSAPQPSVADPHGRGERRSPTCGSRIVAAVRLAADGTVEALSQEVQACAFGQASATLVARHAAGRSGAEIRGARSRVADWLAGRGEAGWPEFELLAPVVGKPARHAAVLLPFDALIAALEAAELSRSDAPTPR
- the cysS gene encoding cysteine--tRNA ligase encodes the protein MIQLHDTMARAKRPFEPADPSRITMYVCGPTVYGRAHIGNARPAVVFDTLARLIRHTYGADSLVYARNVTDVDDKIIAAAEAEGVEPAVITERFERRYLEDMGALGVAPPTIAPHATAEIAPMVAMIAELVGRGHAYAAEGHVLFSVPSDPSYGALSRRDREAMVAGARVEVAPYKRDPADFVLWKPSAEGVIGWDSPWGRGRPGWHIECSAMIRAHLGETIDIHGGGLDLIFPHHENEIAQSRCAHGGAPLARYWVHNGFVDFGAEKMSKSLGNVVTPNELLARGHKGETLRLALLSAHYRQPLPWTEALVAQSRATLDRLYRAAGSAENGQVDAGVVEALSDDLNTPLALSRLAAIDDAATLRASAALLGLLTGSADDWFRGEGDSSAIDERIAARAAAKKARDFAEADRIRAELAADGILLEDGPQGTSWRRA